Proteins from a genomic interval of Piscinibacter sp. HJYY11:
- a CDS encoding ABC transporter substrate-binding protein gives MRWQVRMLRRGLLAVALALTMGLVQGAEPLVVAVSRGPVSLPVYVAQAKGFFEAEGLALRFRDCSSGRSCLELMMQEQADVATAAELAVTLASFKRSDLAIIGSLSTSSHQIKLVARRSTGVQGAGDLKGRRVAYVEASSSQYFLDTWMTFHGIDPRDMTKAPMDPDKMVEALRAGRIDAVAVWEPHASRAIEALGADAVVMPNPRVYTQHFTVVTDRLRLQGRGAEMTRLLQALVKAERFIADKPAEALAVLQARLPDASATHLKEHDYRIRLDQSLISTMEEQARWAIREGLVEARQRPASLLHTIEPSLLRKSFPRAVSLVQ, from the coding sequence ATGAGGTGGCAGGTGCGCATGCTGAGGCGTGGGCTGCTGGCGGTCGCGCTGGCGCTGACGATGGGGCTCGTGCAGGGCGCTGAGCCGCTGGTGGTGGCGGTGTCGCGCGGGCCGGTGTCGCTGCCGGTCTACGTGGCGCAGGCCAAGGGCTTCTTCGAGGCCGAAGGCCTCGCGCTGCGCTTTCGCGATTGCAGCAGCGGCCGCAGCTGCCTCGAGCTGATGATGCAGGAGCAGGCGGACGTGGCCACTGCCGCCGAGCTCGCGGTCACGCTGGCGAGCTTCAAGCGCAGCGACCTCGCCATCATCGGCTCGCTCAGCACCTCGTCGCACCAGATCAAGCTCGTCGCCCGCCGCAGCACCGGCGTGCAGGGCGCGGGCGACCTGAAGGGCCGCCGGGTGGCCTACGTCGAGGCCAGCTCGTCGCAGTATTTCCTCGACACCTGGATGACCTTCCACGGCATCGACCCACGCGACATGACCAAGGCGCCGATGGATCCCGACAAGATGGTCGAGGCCTTGCGTGCCGGGCGCATCGATGCGGTGGCGGTGTGGGAGCCGCATGCGTCGCGCGCGATCGAGGCGCTGGGCGCCGACGCGGTGGTGATGCCCAACCCGCGTGTCTACACGCAGCATTTCACCGTGGTCACCGACCGCCTGCGGCTGCAGGGCCGCGGCGCCGAGATGACGCGGCTGCTGCAGGCACTGGTGAAGGCCGAGCGCTTCATCGCCGACAAGCCGGCCGAGGCCTTGGCGGTGCTGCAGGCGCGGCTGCCGGATGCATCGGCCACCCACCTCAAGGAGCACGACTACCGCATCCGCCTCGACCAGTCGCTGATCAGCACGATGGAGGAGCAGGCGCGCTGGGCCATCCGCGAAGGGCTGGTCGAAGCGCGGCAGCGGCCCGCGAGCCTCTTGCACACCATCGAGCCCTCGCTGCTGCGCAAGTCGTTCCCGCGCGCGGTGAGCCTGGTGCAGTGA